Proteins found in one Abyssicoccus albus genomic segment:
- a CDS encoding HNH endonuclease: MSEAFIEEFIKENFNDMSLKDMQKHLGVSVGKLQYISQKLGLTKRNLLDIDDFIVENYDSMTVVDMAKELGVSRGTVQRHALSLGLSKNKAFKPNKLEILLPISGLENVGITNHGRVVNMRTNKLYRTCIKDGYECFSVQNGGQIKYRRVHKVLAETFIPNPKNKEHVNHIDGNKSNNYISNLEWNTPKENANHAVLYGLVKVGEDSTSSKITENQAIHIIKLLDEGLSVNEVVEKLPYATPSIVSKLKNKSRWKHLFRK, encoded by the coding sequence ATGAGCGAAGCGTTTATTGAAGAGTTTATTAAAGAAAATTTTAACGATATGAGTTTAAAGGATATGCAAAAACATTTAGGAGTTAGCGTTGGAAAGTTACAATACATTTCTCAAAAATTAGGACTTACTAAACGTAATTTATTAGATATAGACGACTTTATAGTCGAAAACTACGACAGTATGACTGTTGTTGATATGGCTAAAGAGTTAGGCGTTTCAAGAGGTACTGTTCAAAGACACGCACTTTCTTTAGGCTTGTCAAAAAATAAAGCGTTCAAACCTAATAAGTTAGAGATATTACTTCCTATTTCTGGATTAGAAAACGTTGGTATAACAAACCACGGAAGAGTTGTCAATATGAGAACTAACAAGTTATACAGGACGTGTATAAAGGACGGTTATGAGTGTTTTTCTGTACAGAATGGTGGACAAATTAAGTATAGAAGAGTTCATAAAGTATTAGCGGAAACGTTTATACCGAATCCTAAAAACAAAGAACACGTAAACCATATTGACGGTAATAAATCTAACAATTACATTTCTAATTTAGAATGGAATACTCCTAAAGAGAACGCTAACCACGCAGTCCTTTATGGTCTAGTAAAAGTGGGAGAAGATTCTACGTCTTCTAAGATTACAGAGAACCAAGCTATCCATATTATAAAACTTTTAGATGAAGGATTATCGGTAAACGAGGTTGTTGAAAAACTTCCGTACGCAACACCTTCTATCGTTAGTAAACTCAAAAATAAGTCTAGGTGGAAACACTTATTCAGAAAATAA
- a CDS encoding ribonucleotide reductase N-terminal alpha domain-containing protein encodes MSKSYIELNNEVMERDDNGELQFNSEKDKEAVKRYFIDHVNVNMRWFHSLEEKIEFLVENGYWDSELIAQYETGEIKTVFKIAYGYKFRFDSYMAAFKFYNNYALRDTKKERYLERYEDRVSIVALFFGDGDVDRAVSFVRLMMEQKYQPATPTFTNVGKDRRGEYVSCFLLECGDSLNDINMMNSTARQLSKIGGGVSVNLSKTRAKGETLKGIEQVTSGVVPIMKNLDQSFRHINQMG; translated from the coding sequence ATGAGTAAGAGTTATATCGAATTAAACAACGAAGTTATGGAACGTGACGATAACGGAGAATTACAGTTTAATTCGGAGAAAGATAAGGAGGCAGTCAAACGCTACTTTATCGACCATGTGAACGTAAATATGCGATGGTTTCATTCGCTAGAAGAAAAGATCGAGTTCCTTGTTGAGAACGGTTATTGGGATTCGGAATTAATTGCGCAGTATGAGACTGGAGAGATAAAGACGGTATTTAAGATTGCCTACGGATATAAGTTCCGATTTGATTCATACATGGCAGCGTTCAAGTTCTATAATAACTACGCATTACGTGACACGAAAAAAGAACGATATTTAGAACGGTACGAAGATCGAGTGAGTATTGTAGCTTTGTTCTTCGGAGATGGAGACGTAGACAGAGCCGTAAGTTTCGTAAGACTAATGATGGAACAGAAGTATCAACCGGCGACACCTACTTTTACTAACGTAGGTAAGGATCGTAGAGGCGAGTACGTAAGTTGTTTCCTATTAGAATGTGGCGACAGTTTAAACGACATTAACATGATGAATAGTACGGCTAGACAATTGTCGAAGATTGGCGGCGGAGTTTCTGTAAATCTTTCTAAGACAAGAGCGAAAGGAGAAACTTTAAAAGGTATCGAGCAAGTTACTAGTGGCGTTGTTCCGATAATGAAAAATCTCGACCAATCATTCCGTCACATAAATCAGATGGGTTAA